In Nicotiana tabacum cultivar K326 chromosome 17, ASM71507v2, whole genome shotgun sequence, one DNA window encodes the following:
- the LOC107827568 gene encoding small ribosomal subunit protein uS5c-like yields the protein MDSKVKKTTGFGKTKKEKAKDGFDDRVVQVRRVTKVVKGGKQLHFRAIVVVGDKKGQVGVGVGKAKEVIAAVQKSAVNARRNIITVPMTKYLTFPHRSEGDFGAARVMLRPVAPGTGVIAGGVVRIVLEMAGVENALGKQFGSNNALNNARATVVAVQQMRQFSEVAQDRGIPMEELWK from the exons ATGGACTCTAAGGTGAAAAAGACAACTGGGTTTGGGAAAACTAAGAAAGAGAAGGCCAAAGATGGGTTTGATGATAGAGTGGTGCAAGTGAGGAGAGTTACTAAGGTTGTTAAAGGTGGGAAGCAATTGCATTTTAGAGCAATTGTGGTTGTGGGTGATAAGAAAGGGCAAGTGGGTGTTGGAGTTGGTAAGGCTAAAGAGGTGATTGCTGCTGTCCAAAAGTCCGCTGTTAATGCTAGGAGGAATATCATTACTGTCCCTATGACTAAGTACTTGACTTTCCCCCACAG ATCTGAGGGAGACTTTGGAGCAGCAAGGGTGATGCTTAGACCAGTAGCCCCTGGTACTGGAGTTATTGCTGGTGGTGTTGTGCGGATTGTTCTCGAAATGGCTGGCGTTGAGAATGCCTTGGGTAAGCAATTTGGGAGTAACAATGCCCTCAACAATGCAAGAGCCACTGTTGTAGCTGTTCAACAAATGAGGCAATTTAGTGAAGTTGCTCAAGACCGTGGGATTCCTATGGAAGAACTATGGAAATGA
- the LOC107827569 gene encoding uncharacterized protein LOC107827569 has translation MASLTKKSIFNLSKAFPNRASSVFIGRQIWKGGYVATEESSEPPQRRHERNYGSSETGGKVSEMADKAKEVKDKAKETAQDAWKAIEDTAEEMKGKVVGDVDPENVQDEIMVEDEKELRKKLAKEPGGKPVDEDKGVDLNWRPIVEKKPQAS, from the exons ATGGCGTCCTTAACCAAAAAATCCATCTTCAACCTCTCCAAGGCCTTCCCAAATCGAGCCTCCTCTGTCTTTATCGGTCGTCAAATCTGGAAG GGAGGATATGTTGCAACAGAGGAGTCGTCGGAACCACCACAGCGCAGGCACGAGAGGAACTACGGGAGCAGTGAAACGGGTGGTAAGGTATCTGAAATGGCTGATAAGGCGAAAGAAGTGAAGGATAAAGCAAAGGAAACAGCTCAAGATGCTTGGAAGGCAATTGAGGATACTGCTGAAGAGATGAAAGGAAAGGTAGTGGGAGATGTAGATCCAGAGAATGTTCAAGATGAAATTATGGTGGAAGATGAAAAAGAACTTAGGAAGAAGTTGGCTAAAGAACCAGGAGGAAAGCCTGTTGATGAAGATAAAGGCGTTGATTTGAATTGGAGACCCATTGTTGAGAAGAAACCACAAGCTTCTTGA